One window of Pelobates fuscus isolate aPelFus1 chromosome 9, aPelFus1.pri, whole genome shotgun sequence genomic DNA carries:
- the SH3BP5L gene encoding SH3 domain-binding protein 5-like, which produces MERKDGPPNEERLPTPGAEREGDVHPELEGYGESFPDMKRQSESSSDLKRVEGEAEEELDPRIQEELERLNQASEEINRLELQLDDARTAYRRILTESARRLNTLATQLGACIEKARPYYEARRLAKEAQQDTQSAALRYERAVSMHSAAREMVFVAEQGVTADKNRLDPTWQEMLNHATCKVNEAEEERLRSEFEHQRVTRQCHEAEAKVQTLQKSLKRVILKSRPYFELKAQFNTVLEEHKSRVTSLETSVSQAKLCYSGTLRNLEQISEEIHARRTQGPLLTLRAPPLGAEAPASMLDGEGGTSSDTISLLSLQTIASDLQKSDSVEHLRGLGDVTSLDGRGTDEENGGENRERGGERGGGGAFRHNRSVSL; this is translated from the exons ATGGAACGAAAAGATGGACCCCCGAACGAGGAAAGACTTCCAACACCAGgggcagagagagaaggggaCGTCCACCCAGAATTAGAGGGGTATGGAGAGAGTTTCCCTGACATGAAGAGACAGAGCGAGAGTTCTTCAGACTTGAAGAGAGTGGAAGGAGAGGCAGAAGAAGAACTAGATCCCCGAATACAG GAAGAGCTGGAACGTCTGAACCAGGCGAGCGAGGAGATCAACCGACTGGAACTACAGCTGGAT GATGCCCGCACAGCCTATCGTCGTATTCTCACCGAGTCTGCAAGGCGTCTTAATACCCTGGCCACTCAACTGGGAGCTTGTATTGAAAAGGCAAGACCATACTATGAAGCTAGAAGATTGGCCAAAGAG GCTCAACAGGACACACAAAGTGCAGCCCTGCGATATGAAAGGGCAGTGAGCATGCACTCGGCAGCCAGGGAGATGGTATTTGTAGCTGAACAGGGAGTAACTGCTGACAAGAATAGACTGGACCCCACGTGGCAGGAGATGCTAAATCATGCAACATGCaag GTAAATGAAGCAGAAGAGGAGCGGCTACGCAGTGAATTTGAACACCAGCGCGTGACCCGTCAATGTCACGAAGCGGAAGCCAAAGTGCAGACCTTACAGAAGAGCCTGAAACGTGTCATATTAAAAAGTCGCCCCTATTTTGAGCTGAAGGCACAGTTTAACACTGTGCTAGAG GAACACAAATCTCGTGTTACCTCTCTAGAGACCTCTGTGTCCCAGGCAAAACTTTGCTACTCTGGAACACTACGCAATTTAGAGCAGATCAGTGAAGAGATTCATGCTCGCCGCACTCAAGGTCCTCTCCTTACCCTCCGTGCCCCTCCCCTTGGAGCTGAAGCACCTGCTTCCATGTTGGATGGAGAAGGGGGTACATCGTCAGACACCATATCTCTTCTCAGTTTGCAGACCATTGCATCAGATCTGCAGAAGAGCGATTCTGTAGAACACTTGAGAGGCTTGGGGGATGTAACCAGTCTAGATGGAAGAGGGACTGATGAGGAGAATGGTGGGGAAAATAGGGAGAGAGGCGGAGAAAGAGGTGGAGGAGGGGCTTTTAGGCATAACAGGAGTGTAAGTCTGTGA